GTCACGCTCGGAATGGTCGTCTTCGCTGCTGTGGCGCTGGTGGCGACCCTGCTCGCGCCGGTCCTCATCGGCCTGTTCGGTCTGCGCGGCGAACAGGCCGCGCTCGGCACGACTTTCGCGTACTGGTCGCTCCCGCAGATCTTCTTCCTCGGTCTGTACACACTGCTCGGCGAGGTGCTCAATGCCCGCAAGTCGTTCGGTCCCTTCACCTGGGCGCCGGTGATCAACAACATCGTCGCGATCGGGATGCTGACCGCCTTCATCCTGGGATTCGGCTCCGATCCGCTCGGCGAGCGCTCGCACGAGTGGAGCTCGGGGATGGTCGCGCTGCTGGCCGGCGGGGCGACTCTGGGCATCGCTGTCCAGGCCGTCGTCCTGTTCTTCTTCTGGCGCCGGATCGGCCTGCGGTTCCGCCCCGATTTCCGCTGGCGAGGCGTCGAGCTCGGCAACGCCGGGAAAGCCGCCGGCTGGACACTCGGGATGCTCATGGCCACCCAGATCGCGGGGCTGATCGAGACCAACGTCGCCAACTCCACCGGAGACGGCAAAGCGGGACTCTTCGCCATGAACAACGCGTGGCTCGTGTTCATGTTGCCGCACGGCATCATCGCGGTCTCGATCGTCACCGCGTATTACACGAGGATGGCGGAGCACGCGCACCGGGGCTCCGCCTCCGGGTTCCGCGCCGATTTCTCCAGCGCGGCCCGCTCGATCATGTTCCTGATCGTGCTCTCGTCCGCAGTCCTCATCGTGATCGCCTTCCCGGTCGCCCGTGTTTTCACACCCGAATACCCGGCGATGGGGCTCGTCCTCATCGCCTATCTGGTGGGACTGGTCCCTTTCTCTCTCGTCTTCATGGCGCAACGCGCGTTCTACTCGCTCGGCGACACCCGCACTCCGTTCCTGTTCACACTGGCGCAGACCGTGCTAATCGTCATCGGCGTTCTCGACTGTCTCGCGATCCCGGCCGGATACCGCGCAGCCGCGATCGCTGTCGTCGTGTCCACCGCCACGCTCGTCCAAGCCGTTCTGGCTTTCGCGCTGCTACGCCGACGCACCGGGGGAGTGGACGGGCGGCGCATCCTGAGCGGTCTGTGGCGGTTCCTCGCCGCAGGGCTGGCCGCCGTCGCTGGCGGGGCCGGATTCCTGGTCCTGCTGGGCGGGGTGGGTGAGGGTGCGTTCCCGGTGAGTAGTCCCCTCAGCGCGATCGTCGCCTCCGCCGTCGTCGGGATCGTCATGACGATCGTCTATGTCGGTTCCCTGGCGATCTTCCGCTCGGCAGAGCTGGAAGCCGGATTGGCGGCTCTCGTGGAGCGTGTTCTCAGACGCTCATCGACAAGGGGGTGACACGGAATAGCATCCGCCTAGGATGTGTTCTACAAGTCGGTGCCGCCGGACCCGGGGGCGCCGCCGATCACCAAGGAGCTCCGACGTGCGGCAGATCATCATCATCGGTTCCGGCCCAGCCGGTTACACCGCAGCCATCTACGCCGCGCGCGCCAACCTGAAACCGCTGCTGATCGCCTCCTCTGTCGAGGCCGGCGGCGAATTGATGAAAACCACCGAGGTAGAGAACTTCCCCGGCTTCCCCGACGGCGTCATGGGCCCCGATCTCATGGTCAAGATGCAGGCACAGGCCGAGAAGTTCGGCACAGAAGTCATCCTGGACGACGTCGTCTCCGTCGACCTCTCCGGCGATGTCAAGACCGTGACTCTCGGCTCCGGCGACGTCCACAAGGCACTCTCCGTGATCTTCGCGACCGGCTCCGCCTACCGAAAGCTCGGGCTGGAGGA
This genomic window from Leifsonia xyli subsp. cynodontis DSM 46306 contains:
- the murJ gene encoding murein biosynthesis integral membrane protein MurJ, whose amino-acid sequence is MASIGRASAMLASGTFVSRVLGFAKAWLLVQAIGALSFAGGAYATATLVPNSIYAIIAQGVLNAVLVPQIVRASGAAGGGRQYINKLVTLGMVVFAAVALVATLLAPVLIGLFGLRGEQAALGTTFAYWSLPQIFFLGLYTLLGEVLNARKSFGPFTWAPVINNIVAIGMLTAFILGFGSDPLGERSHEWSSGMVALLAGGATLGIAVQAVVLFFFWRRIGLRFRPDFRWRGVELGNAGKAAGWTLGMLMATQIAGLIETNVANSTGDGKAGLFAMNNAWLVFMLPHGIIAVSIVTAYYTRMAEHAHRGSASGFRADFSSAARSIMFLIVLSSAVLIVIAFPVARVFTPEYPAMGLVLIAYLVGLVPFSLVFMAQRAFYSLGDTRTPFLFTLAQTVLIVIGVLDCLAIPAGYRAAAIAVVVSTATLVQAVLAFALLRRRTGGVDGRRILSGLWRFLAAGLAAVAGGAGFLVLLGGVGEGAFPVSSPLSAIVASAVVGIVMTIVYVGSLAIFRSAELEAGLAALVERVLRRSSTRG